Proteins encoded by one window of Kineosporia sp. NBRC 101731:
- a CDS encoding YihY/virulence factor BrkB family protein, producing MSETTAGTAGKSSAGLLERAKGSVPWRAWQRYGNARGGVLAGGMAYAAFFSIFPALAVGFTVFGLIVGDDKPMQRRVVDAVNDGVGTVVISPVGGSGGIVSIDTLTSSSQLTIAGIIGLVGFLFTGLGWLDAMREGMRAMFGQLKLERNLVISKARDLGVLVSLGLMMLVSAVAGIFVSASTGVLLGWIGVDEGSAIGRVVLGIVGTLLVLGVDTLIFMLLFRLLSGVKLPNHDLWDAALFGGIGLGVLKLLSGVLLNGATNNKFLATAGVALILLVWLNLVCRLTLVAAAWGATIAIDRGHLADTAPTPEATLTVTRTRAGTATSTRPAASTNPAAAGRRTAAPMPPAQYSPVVSPRAADRVSVAAGAVLGAAGLVAARSAVGAVKSVGSVLRRHDDD from the coding sequence GTGCCGTGGCGGGCCTGGCAGCGGTACGGCAACGCCCGCGGCGGTGTGCTCGCGGGCGGGATGGCCTACGCGGCGTTCTTCTCGATCTTCCCGGCCCTGGCGGTCGGCTTCACCGTGTTCGGGCTGATCGTCGGCGACGACAAGCCGATGCAGCGCCGGGTGGTCGACGCGGTGAACGACGGCGTCGGCACCGTGGTCATCAGCCCGGTGGGCGGCAGCGGAGGCATCGTCTCGATCGACACGCTGACCAGCTCCAGCCAGCTCACCATCGCCGGCATCATCGGTCTGGTCGGTTTCCTCTTCACCGGCCTGGGCTGGCTCGACGCCATGCGGGAGGGCATGCGGGCGATGTTCGGTCAGCTCAAGCTGGAGCGGAACCTCGTCATCTCGAAGGCCCGCGACCTCGGCGTGCTGGTCAGCCTCGGCCTGATGATGCTGGTCTCCGCGGTGGCGGGCATCTTCGTCAGCGCGTCCACCGGCGTCCTGCTCGGCTGGATCGGTGTGGACGAGGGTTCGGCCATCGGCCGGGTGGTCCTCGGCATCGTCGGCACCCTGCTCGTGCTGGGCGTCGACACCCTGATCTTCATGCTGCTGTTCCGCCTGCTCTCCGGCGTGAAGCTGCCCAACCACGACCTGTGGGACGCCGCCCTGTTCGGCGGTATCGGCCTGGGCGTGCTGAAGCTGCTCTCCGGGGTGCTGCTGAACGGGGCCACGAACAACAAGTTCCTGGCCACCGCCGGCGTCGCCCTGATCCTGCTGGTCTGGCTGAACCTGGTCTGCCGCCTCACGCTGGTCGCGGCGGCCTGGGGGGCCACGATCGCGATCGACCGCGGGCACCTCGCCGACACCGCCCCCACCCCGGAGGCGACCCTCACCGTCACCCGCACGCGGGCCGGTACCGCCACGTCCACCCGCCCCGCGGCGTCCACCAACCCGGCCGCCGCCGGCCGGCGCACCGCGGCCCCGATGCCTCCGGCGCAGTACTCACCGGTCGTGAGTCCTCGCGCGGCCGACCGGGTCTCGGTCGCGGCCGGGGCTGTGCTGGGTGCCGCCGGTCTGGTCGCCGCCCGCTCCGCGGTGGGAGCGGTGAAGTCGGTCGGCAGTGTTCTGCGCCGCCACGACGACGACTGA
- a CDS encoding glycosyltransferase family 1 protein, producing MQRMSVVGSGSELGLLRQSVRPMQPILRPGLPAAEVTPPAASSLSVNGRPDRSLRVAIVAESFLPTGNGVTNSVCRVLEHLRAHGHEAVVICPGPAPTSFAGFPVVSVPSFNYRQFPVGMPSSKVLRTLSAFRPDIVHLASPFVLGAVGVTAAGQLGVPTVAVFQTDVPAFAERHHLGKLASTAWRWVRRIHTQADLTLAPSSSAMDELRAHTVPRLALWQRGVDSDRFHPGRRETPAVQELRQRLAPNGEVLVGYVGRLATEKRVQRLAALNGLENVRLVIAGDGPHRKALERSLPGATFLGWRDGDDLADTFAALDVFVHTGTSETFGQTLQEAMASGVPVVAPAAGGPLDLVTPGTNGLLYAPEDDTDLRGCVQALATDPEQRRWMGAAGRVGVQRNTWELLGDELIEHYRSVLRVRAVAAS from the coding sequence ATGCAGCGAATGTCTGTGGTGGGGTCCGGCAGCGAGCTGGGCCTGTTGCGTCAGAGCGTGCGGCCGATGCAGCCGATCCTGCGTCCGGGACTGCCCGCGGCGGAGGTCACGCCGCCGGCCGCTTCCTCCCTCTCCGTGAACGGCCGACCGGACCGTTCCCTGCGGGTCGCGATCGTCGCCGAGTCGTTCCTTCCCACCGGCAACGGCGTGACCAACAGCGTCTGCCGGGTGCTCGAGCACCTGCGCGCCCACGGCCACGAGGCCGTCGTCATCTGCCCCGGCCCGGCCCCGACGAGTTTCGCCGGGTTCCCGGTGGTCTCGGTGCCCTCCTTCAACTACCGGCAGTTCCCCGTCGGCATGCCCAGCTCCAAGGTGCTGCGCACGCTCTCGGCGTTCCGCCCGGACATCGTGCACCTCGCCTCCCCCTTCGTCCTGGGCGCCGTCGGAGTGACCGCGGCCGGACAGCTCGGGGTGCCGACGGTCGCGGTCTTCCAGACCGACGTGCCGGCCTTCGCCGAGCGTCACCACCTGGGCAAACTGGCGAGCACGGCCTGGCGCTGGGTGCGGCGCATCCACACCCAGGCCGACCTCACGCTGGCGCCCTCGAGCTCGGCGATGGACGAACTGCGCGCCCACACGGTGCCGCGCCTGGCCCTGTGGCAGCGCGGTGTGGACAGCGACCGGTTCCACCCCGGCCGCCGCGAGACCCCGGCCGTGCAGGAACTGCGGCAGCGGCTCGCCCCGAACGGTGAGGTGCTGGTCGGTTACGTCGGCCGCCTGGCTACCGAGAAGCGGGTGCAGCGTCTGGCCGCGCTCAACGGCCTGGAGAACGTGCGCCTGGTGATCGCCGGCGACGGCCCGCACCGCAAGGCCCTGGAGCGCAGCCTGCCGGGCGCCACCTTCCTCGGCTGGCGCGACGGCGATGACCTGGCCGACACCTTCGCCGCGCTCGACGTGTTCGTGCACACCGGCACCTCCGAGACCTTCGGGCAGACCCTCCAGGAGGCCATGGCCAGCGGCGTGCCCGTGGTGGCCCCGGCTGCCGGTGGACCGCTCGACCTGGTCACCCCGGGCACGAACGGCCTGCTCTACGCTCCCGAGGACGACACCGACCTGCGAGGCTGCGTCCAGGCCCTGGCCACCGACCCGGAACAGCGCCGCTGGATGGGCGCGGCCGGCCGGGTCGGCGTGCAGCGCAACACCTGGGAACTGCTGGGCGACGAGCTGATCGAGCACTACCGCAGCGTGTTGCGGGTGCGGGCGGTAGCCGCTTCCTGA
- a CDS encoding mannose-1-phosphate guanylyltransferase, with product MTELAPESSAALPGFWAIVPAGGAGTRLWPLSRQARPKFLLDLTGSGRTLLQQTWDRLVPLAGAGGVAVVTGAAHAEAVIEQLPGLLEANLLTEPTPRDSAAAICLAAAVIMQRDPDAVVGSFAADHVIRNAPGFEAAVADAVAAARHGEIVTLGIEPDHASTAFGYIKVGEALGLEGASSAHRVERFVEKPDADTAAHYLEEGGYRWNAGMFVARADVLMAELERNRPELYAGVRRIAAVWDTDERQALVDEVWPQLEKVAIDYAIAEPAAEAGRVAVVPATLGWDDIGDWASLAALLPGDAALKVVGDAAQVLDVDSSGIAVPAGERLVAVLGLKDVVVIDTPSAVLVTTREWAQDVKKVVETLTQLGRHDLR from the coding sequence GTGACTGAGCTAGCACCTGAATCGTCGGCCGCCCTGCCCGGGTTCTGGGCCATCGTGCCCGCTGGCGGGGCCGGCACCCGGTTGTGGCCACTGTCCCGCCAGGCCCGGCCCAAGTTCCTGCTCGACCTCACCGGTTCGGGCCGCACCCTGCTGCAGCAGACCTGGGACCGGCTCGTACCGCTCGCCGGGGCGGGTGGGGTCGCCGTGGTCACCGGTGCCGCGCACGCCGAGGCGGTCATCGAGCAGCTGCCCGGCCTGCTCGAGGCCAACCTGCTGACCGAGCCGACGCCGCGTGACTCCGCCGCCGCGATCTGCCTCGCCGCTGCCGTCATCATGCAGCGCGACCCCGACGCCGTGGTCGGCTCGTTCGCGGCCGACCACGTGATCCGCAACGCCCCCGGCTTCGAGGCCGCGGTGGCCGACGCCGTGGCCGCCGCCCGGCACGGCGAGATCGTCACCCTGGGCATCGAGCCCGACCACGCGTCCACCGCGTTCGGATACATCAAGGTCGGCGAGGCCCTCGGCCTGGAGGGCGCGTCGTCGGCCCACCGGGTGGAGCGATTCGTCGAGAAGCCCGACGCCGACACCGCCGCCCACTACCTCGAAGAGGGCGGGTACCGCTGGAACGCGGGCATGTTCGTGGCCCGGGCCGACGTGCTGATGGCCGAGCTGGAGCGCAACCGCCCGGAGCTGTACGCCGGGGTACGCCGCATCGCCGCGGTCTGGGACACCGACGAGCGCCAGGCCCTGGTCGACGAGGTCTGGCCGCAGCTGGAGAAGGTCGCGATCGACTACGCCATCGCCGAGCCCGCGGCCGAGGCCGGCCGGGTCGCCGTGGTGCCCGCCACCCTGGGCTGGGACGACATCGGTGACTGGGCCTCGCTGGCCGCCCTGCTGCCGGGCGACGCCGCGCTCAAGGTCGTGGGTGACGCCGCGCAGGTACTCGACGTGGACTCCTCCGGCATCGCGGTGCCGGCCGGGGAACGGCTCGTCGCCGTGCTCGGCCTGAAAGACGTCGTGGTCATCGACACCCCCTCCGCCGTGCTCGTCACCACCCGCGAATGGGCCCAGGACGTCAAGAAGGTCGTCGAGACCCTGACCCAGCTCGGGCGGCACGACCTGCGCTGA
- a CDS encoding methyltransferase domain-containing protein, with the protein MSSRRARNDPAQYDDLTDEWWRPHGRFAALHWLARARAGLIPDPPSEGAPLLDIACGAGLLQPHLTGRLSGWAHTGIDLSLLSLRQARVRGVRVLAADAARLPFADNTFECVVAGEVLEHLTDLPAAVAEISRVLAPGGTLVVDTLNDTLLCRVALVRIAERLPGGPPPGIHDPDLLVPPDRLGELLARHGVRLRPPTGLRPAIGEYLAWLTRRRDDVTMLTTRSVAMVYQATAIKESV; encoded by the coding sequence ATGTCGTCACGCAGGGCCCGCAACGATCCGGCGCAGTACGACGACCTCACCGACGAATGGTGGCGTCCGCACGGAAGGTTCGCGGCCCTGCACTGGCTGGCCCGCGCCCGGGCCGGCCTGATCCCGGACCCGCCGAGCGAGGGCGCCCCGCTGCTCGACATCGCGTGCGGTGCCGGTTTGCTGCAGCCGCACCTCACCGGCCGGCTGTCGGGCTGGGCGCACACCGGCATCGACCTGTCGCTGCTGTCGTTGCGGCAGGCCCGGGTGCGCGGGGTGCGGGTGCTGGCGGCCGACGCCGCCCGGCTGCCGTTCGCCGACAACACGTTCGAGTGTGTGGTGGCCGGTGAGGTGCTCGAGCACCTCACCGATCTGCCGGCCGCCGTGGCCGAGATCAGCCGCGTGCTGGCGCCCGGCGGCACGCTCGTCGTCGACACCCTGAACGACACCCTCCTGTGCCGGGTCGCCCTGGTGCGCATCGCCGAGCGTCTGCCCGGGGGCCCGCCGCCCGGTATCCACGACCCGGACCTGCTGGTCCCGCCCGATCGGCTCGGCGAACTGCTGGCCCGCCACGGAGTGCGACTGCGGCCGCCGACCGGTCTGCGCCCGGCGATCGGGGAGTACCTCGCCTGGCTGACCCGTCGCCGCGACGACGTGACCATGCTGACGACCCGTTCGGTGGCCATGGTCTACCAGGCAACCGCGATCAAGGAGTCTGTGTGA
- a CDS encoding 3-oxoacyl-[acyl-carrier-protein] synthase III C-terminal domain-containing protein yields MRDLLGHRAVITGQSQAVPQPIAQKELWDDVFSPRLGGDRVARQIFLRAGITTRHAAVDPRETDVSGWSTGDRMRRYVTEGQALGSAAAAAALAEAGLDASRIGLFVVVSCTGYATPGLDIRIAEQLGMGLDTRRLLVGHMGCYAAVPGLQAAADFVRAQGLPALLLCVELPTLHMQKSDDPSDLQTVVSHALFADAAAALVIEPDAPAGLELLHTTAVTVPGTEELMTWDVTAHGFRMGLSPKVPDVLAGQVEDAVTGLVSGFGHSVDDVAGWAVHPGGRRIVDVVAERLRLGDDQVAESRAVLDQYGNCSSPTVLMVLGAIRRQRLLRAGEPLVAMSFGPGLTLCSALLRTVC; encoded by the coding sequence GTGAGAGACCTTCTGGGGCATCGTGCGGTGATCACCGGCCAGAGCCAGGCAGTTCCGCAGCCCATTGCCCAGAAAGAATTGTGGGATGACGTTTTCTCGCCTCGATTGGGGGGAGACCGGGTCGCCCGGCAGATCTTCCTGCGGGCCGGCATCACCACCCGGCACGCGGCCGTCGACCCCCGCGAGACCGATGTCAGCGGCTGGAGCACCGGTGACCGGATGCGTCGCTACGTCACCGAGGGCCAGGCTCTCGGGAGCGCCGCCGCAGCAGCTGCGCTCGCCGAGGCAGGACTGGACGCGTCCCGGATCGGGCTCTTCGTGGTGGTGTCCTGCACCGGCTACGCCACCCCCGGGCTGGACATCCGGATCGCCGAGCAACTGGGCATGGGGTTGGACACCCGCCGGTTGCTGGTGGGCCACATGGGTTGTTACGCCGCCGTGCCCGGGCTCCAGGCCGCCGCCGACTTCGTGCGGGCCCAGGGCCTGCCCGCACTGTTGCTGTGCGTCGAGCTGCCGACCCTGCACATGCAGAAGTCCGACGACCCCTCCGACCTGCAGACCGTGGTGTCGCACGCGCTGTTCGCCGACGCCGCGGCCGCCCTGGTGATCGAACCGGACGCCCCGGCCGGCCTGGAACTGCTGCACACCACCGCTGTGACCGTCCCCGGCACCGAGGAGCTGATGACCTGGGACGTCACCGCCCACGGCTTCCGGATGGGTCTGTCGCCCAAGGTTCCGGACGTGCTGGCCGGGCAGGTGGAGGACGCCGTCACCGGCCTGGTCTCCGGATTCGGCCATTCGGTGGACGACGTGGCCGGGTGGGCCGTCCACCCCGGCGGGCGCCGGATCGTCGATGTCGTCGCCGAACGGTTACGGCTCGGCGACGACCAGGTCGCCGAAAGCCGGGCCGTTCTCGACCAGTACGGCAACTGCTCCTCGCCCACCGTGCTGATGGTGCTGGGAGCGATCCGGCGGCAGCGCCTGCTCAGAGCCGGGGAGCCGCTCGTGGCCATGTCTTTCGGGCCCGGACTGACTTTGTGCAGCGCCCTGCTGAGAACGGTGTGTTAA
- a CDS encoding amidohydrolase, with translation MNIPEVASLVAAYADELIDVRRDIHAHPELGFQEFRTTGLVFDRLAKAGLEPRRLNSGTGLWCDIGTGRRTIVLRADLDALPMIDSCGRPWASTHEGATHACGHDVHTTGLLGAALALADLHERTPLPGRVRLIFQPAEEKMPGGALKVLGEGLLDDATRAYGLHCDPHTDVGHIGSRVGAITAAADHVSVTLTGHGGHTSRPHLTEDVIFALAAVVTGVPAALSRRLDPRSGASMVWGRINAGVAMNAIPSAGEVAGTFRCLDSAVWTVASSVITETIHAIVQPYGVKAEVNYQRGVPPTVNDADAVAIAEASIKAELGADALQLTPQSLGGEDFAWILEKVPGAMVRLGTRTPGGTTFDLHRPDFDVDERAVSVASTFLASVAVRDLFGG, from the coding sequence GTGAACATTCCCGAGGTTGCTTCCCTGGTAGCGGCGTACGCCGACGAGCTGATCGACGTCCGGCGCGACATCCACGCGCATCCGGAACTCGGATTTCAGGAGTTCCGTACCACCGGGCTGGTGTTCGACCGGCTGGCGAAGGCCGGCCTCGAACCCCGGCGGCTGAACAGCGGCACCGGGCTCTGGTGCGACATCGGCACGGGCCGGCGCACCATCGTGCTGCGCGCCGACCTCGACGCACTGCCGATGATCGACAGCTGCGGGCGGCCCTGGGCGTCCACCCACGAGGGCGCCACCCACGCCTGCGGTCACGACGTGCACACCACCGGTCTGCTCGGCGCCGCGCTCGCGCTCGCCGACCTGCACGAGCGCACGCCGCTGCCCGGCCGGGTGCGGCTGATCTTCCAGCCCGCCGAGGAGAAGATGCCCGGCGGCGCCCTGAAGGTGCTCGGCGAAGGACTTCTCGACGACGCGACCCGGGCCTACGGCCTGCACTGCGACCCGCACACCGACGTCGGCCACATCGGCTCCCGGGTCGGCGCGATCACCGCGGCCGCCGACCACGTCAGCGTCACTCTCACCGGTCACGGCGGGCACACGTCCCGCCCGCACCTCACCGAAGACGTCATCTTCGCGCTCGCCGCGGTCGTCACCGGTGTTCCCGCTGCCCTCTCGCGCCGGCTCGACCCGAGGTCCGGGGCGAGCATGGTCTGGGGCCGCATCAACGCCGGCGTGGCGATGAACGCGATCCCCAGCGCCGGTGAGGTGGCCGGCACGTTCCGCTGCCTCGACAGTGCGGTCTGGACCGTCGCCAGTTCGGTCATCACCGAGACCATCCACGCGATCGTGCAGCCCTACGGGGTCAAGGCCGAGGTCAACTACCAGCGCGGGGTGCCCCCCACGGTCAACGACGCCGATGCCGTGGCGATCGCCGAGGCCAGCATCAAGGCCGAGCTGGGGGCCGACGCGCTGCAGCTGACCCCGCAGAGCCTCGGCGGCGAGGACTTCGCCTGGATCCTGGAGAAGGTGCCCGGCGCGATGGTCCGGCTCGGCACCCGCACGCCGGGCGGCACGACCTTCGACCTCCACCGGCCCGACTTCGACGTGGACGAGCGGGCCGTGTCGGTCGCGTCGACGTTCCTGGCGTCGGTGGCGGTGCGGGATCTGTTCGGAGGGTAG
- a CDS encoding BMP family ABC transporter substrate-binding protein: MLRVTKLVAVAAAATFALAACGGGSSDGSSDAGDTGSAKSDVKVGLAYDVGGRGDQSFNDSAATGLDKAKSEFGIDVKELEASANETDTAREERLRLLAQGGYNPVIAVGFAYATPLGKVAEEFPDVQFGIIDDSSLEKVSNVTSLVFAEEQGSFLVGAIAAEASKSGNVGFVGGVNTPLIQKFEAGFTQGAESVNKDIKVQVKYLTQPPDFAGFNAPDKGETTAQGMIDAGADVIYAAAGGSGSGVFKAISAAGEGNWAIGVDSDQYLTADSAVKDYILTSMLKRVDTAVYDFIKSAVDGKVLTGVQEFDLSDEGIAYSTSNEAVKEYEAKADELKEQIISGDIKVSATP, encoded by the coding sequence GTGCTCCGGGTGACCAAGCTGGTTGCGGTGGCTGCCGCCGCTACCTTCGCCCTCGCCGCCTGTGGCGGCGGGAGCTCCGACGGCTCGAGCGACGCCGGTGACACCGGTTCCGCGAAGTCCGACGTCAAGGTCGGTCTGGCCTACGACGTCGGCGGCCGTGGCGACCAGTCGTTCAACGACTCCGCCGCGACGGGCCTGGACAAGGCCAAGTCCGAGTTCGGGATCGATGTCAAGGAACTCGAGGCCAGCGCCAACGAGACCGACACGGCCCGTGAAGAGCGCCTGCGCCTGCTCGCGCAGGGCGGCTACAACCCGGTGATCGCGGTCGGCTTCGCCTACGCCACGCCGCTGGGCAAGGTCGCGGAGGAGTTCCCGGACGTCCAGTTCGGCATCATCGACGACTCCAGCCTGGAGAAAGTCAGCAACGTGACCTCGCTGGTCTTCGCCGAGGAGCAGGGCTCGTTCCTGGTCGGCGCGATCGCGGCCGAGGCATCCAAGAGCGGCAACGTCGGCTTCGTCGGTGGCGTGAACACCCCGCTGATCCAGAAGTTCGAGGCCGGCTTCACGCAGGGCGCCGAGTCTGTGAACAAGGACATCAAGGTTCAGGTCAAGTACCTGACCCAGCCGCCGGACTTCGCGGGCTTCAACGCTCCCGACAAGGGTGAGACCACCGCGCAGGGCATGATCGACGCCGGCGCGGACGTCATCTACGCCGCCGCCGGTGGTTCCGGTTCCGGTGTGTTCAAGGCGATCTCCGCCGCAGGCGAGGGCAACTGGGCCATCGGTGTCGACTCCGACCAGTACCTGACCGCCGACTCCGCGGTGAAGGACTACATCCTGACCTCGATGCTCAAGCGCGTCGACACGGCCGTCTACGACTTCATCAAGTCGGCCGTCGACGGCAAGGTGCTCACCGGCGTTCAGGAGTTCGACCTGTCCGACGAGGGCATCGCGTACTCCACCTCGAACGAGGCGGTCAAGGAGTACGAGGCCAAGGCGGACGAGCTCAAGGAGCAGATCATCA